A region of the Apium graveolens cultivar Ventura chromosome 6, ASM990537v1, whole genome shotgun sequence genome:
GCTCTACACAGAGAAGTATTACGTCAATGAATTGTCTACAGAGGGGATTCCAGAGATTCAGAGAACAAGTCTTGTTTCCTCTGTAATTGATGATGATGCCAAACTTACTTCACCAGCTGGTTTCCAAATAGCTGAAATTCCATTAGTATGTTGCAGTATATCtttcttttaaaaaattgaataatTTTATCTTTCTTCCTGAGCACACACACATGAGATGCCTGATATAATTTCTGCACTTCTCTCTGTTATCCAAGTGCAAAACCACCTACCTAGCCATATAGTAAACAGAATTTATACTGATTTCATGATTTCTAGTACTCAGAATATTTAACTTTATGTAGGAACCAATGTTCTCAAAAATGATCTTAGCTTCAGATGAGCTTGGATGTTCCGAGGAGATCTTAACAATTGCTGTTGTCCTTTCCATACAGGTAGACTCTCCCCTATATCATAATCTTTTTGGAATTCTTCATATTTGATCTAGCTGTTTGCATAACATAGAAATATGAACATCTTGAGTTGAATGATACAATAATTGTATGATAAGTTACATTCTAAGAGTTCTCTAATCAATTGTATACATATAGTCTACACTGGATCTTCAAAATTCTGCAAATATTTGAGATGCTTAAGATATTACTAATAAATCAATGTGAGGCTGCAGATAGTAGCCAAGCTGCGATTCTATACACTGGCCTATATTTAGTTGCATTTGGGGCTGGTGGACTAAAAGCGACGCTTCATTATTTGGGAGCAgaccagtttgatgagtcagacCCTGAAGAGTCTAATACCCTTTCTGTTGCTGTCGAGTACAACATGGTTGATTCTGAAGAGCCTTTGTCTATGACTGAGTTCTGGTTAGGTTTCCAATATGCAATATTTGGAATGGCTGATATGTTTACATTGTGAATAGTCTAGTAAAGCtcatgttttttttaaaaaaaacttctGTTGCAGTCTATCTGGGTATCGTCCAGGGGATCACAGAAAGAGCTAGATGAAACAAAGATGAGATTTGCTGCTGTCGAGGTTTCATCTCAACTCATGTTTAATTTATATAGAGCTTCAGCTGGTTTAGCAGCTGTTAAATTTTAGAAGAGCTTCAGCTGGTTTAGCAGATGTATTTCTGTTTAGGATGAACTATGTAAATGATCGATGGTGGATGTCTAGTACTTGTTTTTGCAGTTATGTAGTTTGTTTGGATTATGAAGTTTGGTTGGTGGTGGATATATGTACGTAATTGGTATAATCTATGGTAAATCAATGAATGTATGTTTATTTTTGCGTTTGTTTTGGTTTGGTTagttttggaatggtaaaatggCAGTTGGTATGTTTTTGGATGACTCTTATTTGGGTTTTGGGCATTTGACTGAAACAGGGGATtcatgaataaaaaaaataaacaaacatcACTTCATGAACAAAATAACTGATGTAAAATGTAGTCAAATAAGACATTTCATACAATAAACTGATGTCATAAGCAGGCACATATATCAGCTCACAAGAAATGACTGATGTAAAACAATATAATAGATATCACATTATGAAAGAACTGATGTTAAACACACACAAAGACATCGGTTTCATTAAAAAAAGAAAGGTACGACATCGCTTCTGATAAAAGAGTGATGTAATATGTTAAGTTACACATCAGTTTAACAAGTTTTTCGATGTTAATGTATCATATTGATTTATATGTGATAAGTTTAAATTGATATACATGACATATGAATGAATAACTGAAACCATAGTGAATGTATACATTGAAGAAAAATACATCACATTGTTAAGAAAAACGATGTCTAAACTGTgtatagacatcggctaataagcgatgtataatgcacctacctttctcatcgcatgcaaagacatcgcttggattttaaatagacatcggctaataagcGATGTCTATTGACAAATTTCTAGTAGTGAGTTAATGATTTTTGAAAAAGCATCATAAATATCTTTGGTGTAGTGGTTGGAGATGTGaacataattattttataatagGATGGTCACGGGTTTAATTTTCACGAGAAATATATTTTTTCAACATTAATATAAAAGAGGGATAAATGAGTAATTTACTAAATAGCTTGAAAGGCCATGTTGGCCTATGATAAATATAATAGATATAAATCATTTCACTAAAAAAGATTTGAACAAAAAATAACAAGTGCTCCCGAGTTTTTTATTGAATGAAAGAATGAAAGAGAAAAGATACGTACATAAAAGAAACAAAAAATTATCCTCAACATGTTCTCAAGTTTTTTGTTAAAGATGagagaaaattttgaaaaatatgaaaatgagggaatttttttttaaaaataattatgtgAAAACTTCTCTTCCAATCATTCCATTTTTGAGAAGAATCTTTCATAGAAAATTTTCTCTCTCATTATTTTCTCTTCTCTCCTTGTAAAACTTGGGAGACCACCTtgaaaagaaaattttaaatttctcTCTTTCGTTCTCTTCTTCTTGTCTCCTTATTCTAACTCTTGGGAGCACTAGAAAACTTGTATACATAATGTATTATTTCAGTACAAAATTTATTATAGCCTGAAATTTGTCAGAATTCTAATTCCGTCACTTTTAAAagcatataaacacataattcGAGGAGAAAAAACAAAATGTGTGTTGAAGCTATGGGTGGCAATTTCGGTTTCAGGTCATGTTCGTTTTTGTAAACTGGTCAATTTCAGGTTAATTTAAAATTACTTTAAATTAAAGGAAAACAAATATTTAAGTGGAAAAGAATGAAATTATTAATAACGGATCATTTCAGATTATGCGTGTCGTGTTCAGTTCATTTTCGTGTTTTCTCTAAGTAAATCGGATTACGAATCGAGTAAGATTTAGGTCGAGTTTCGGTCGTGTCTCATATTGCCATCCCTACTTGAAGCATTTATTTATTCGAGCACTTCCGGAATTTCAGCTTGGGATTAATGAATGTAAACTTTATTTCTACTCTCTTCGAGGAATCCTTACCCATGTCTGTAATATACgtgaaatataataataataataataataataataataataataataataataatattaggtgatgaatttgatttaaattagaataagaattataaaaaaatatgtaaTTGCGTTAGAAATTGATTAGAAAAAAGGTGTTATTATAAGAAAACATAGTGGGTGCCTATATGTTAAATTAACCCTAATATAATACTGAAGCAAATTGGTGATTGTTATTTAGAGGCGCACGGAGAGCATAACATAGATAGAAAAACAGAGACGAGAGACATTGTCTTGCAGGTcagtattttattattttatctgTATTATTATATAATGATTACCGATTTTTACAAGCATGCCAATAAGAGGAAAATTGGCTATTCAATTATATATTGGTTGCTTACATTTGCTTTTGCTTTGACATTTACATGACATTCAAATTCATGGTCAATCATGTATCCAGGGATGTAGGTGttagtttaattattattttaatagaatGGTCACCTTCCTGTATACTAGAGTAGCAGTACGTATTTTCCAATTGATTCGATTAACCTGTACTAAAATTGTGGTGATAATAGGCCGTAACAATGTCTATCGAGGATAGTAATTGGattaagaaaaaaataatttaaatattttattagaagcaatgattaattaataattaatttataaaatgcATATTAATTGTAAACTATAATTTTGTATTTAGATCGTGGGCTGGGAATTTAGCGGCTCGTTTGCTGATTTCATTACAAGTAGAGTTTCCGATATTTGAGGTACGGATTAtgtcccctttttattcagcgctactcctcttagcatttaaaaatatttgattCGTTCGGTTCTTCTGTATCCTGCTCATTCAATATAATttgatttgactttttctgacttccgaaaattattttaaaattgatttgaaaattttaaatatctGTTTATGCGGTTTTCAAAATTTATCTATGCCAACACCCTCTGTTTTGGAAATTTAAATTAATTGTCTCAAGTGATTTTAAATTTGcgagaatatttttatttgaacccttagaAATATAGGGTTTatcgagttaaccagctgtaggggtactacagccatgtcattgcggcaccagtgacatgacacttccgtgacagtgtgattggtcacggcgtatccttctgttagctcttgggaggagtttttgtgcatttgatatttgttcaggatacgtgggtgcaccctgagtttgatttgtaatttgatttatggtgacgttgtatatgtcgtacacgttatccattctgttgcacatattaggtaccctatgatgtgtgtatttgtatccgTTCTGATCTCGTTATGAAATATCCTAACCACTCTTTgtttcagccttacttatttttaaaattgttgattTATTATAAATTGCAGATTATTTATTTCCAATCTCTAATTTTATAaactgtattccaaatccgtactgggcgtttggctcatgccgtattctttttctagcaggtgcttagggggatctgaGACTATGTGATGGAGACTTACCCCTTTTATTTATTAAGATTTCAGACTTTATCAAtatttagacttaattatttatttagagaattcgaaatttatattattggtttagacattttgaagatttaatattattttgaaaattttagattgttaaattattgttagaaatatattagtgctttgtttgcaggtttatggattttaagtaatatcttCTTTTATTATTAAAAAGGGGGTGTTACAATGTCCCAACTCCCAGCAGCTTGTTTCATATGTTCCCAGGAGCTAGCTATGCAAGGATACACGATTTCAAGTGAATATTGAAAGTAATACGTGTATTATGTTTTTTTTTATCTTCCAGAACTTTCAGCCATGATAGTAACTTGTTTTAGATACATATTCGAAGTTGTTTGTTCCCAGGAAGTTCTAAGTATCCCCGCATCCCGGCACCCGTATCCCAAGTATCCCCGCATCCCGGCACCCGTATTCCAAGTATCCCCGCATCATGCACCCGTATCCCAAGTATCCCCACATCCTGCACCTGTATCCTTGCTTCTTAGCTTCCAGGTGAATATAAGGTGAAAAGATACAATTCACAGTAAGATACTCCATGTATGACTGAACTAAGATTACCATAGAATTGATAGTAAACTGCACGTTAAAAATAATTGTTGTACTATATTTAGTAAATTCAGTAGTAGAAGTTAAACCGTCTGCACTGCTTTCACTATTTAGTCACCTGAAACTCTGAAAGGCTGAAACCAAAAGCTTCGTACTTGATTCGAATGATCAAAGCTATCAAACAAAACAAGGCCTCTCATGTCAAATAATTTCTTTTTTGTGTTTAAAATTAGTACTACCAGAATGTTGCAGTGTCTAACGCCGTAGTAACATGCGCTTCATGTCAAATAATTTcttttttgtttttaaaattagtTTCGCCTCGGAGTTTTGAGAATTCTGATTCCGCCACCTTCTAAAAGCATGAACTCAGGGAGGATAACCAAAATTGTGTTACAGCATTCATAAAGTGGTTAGCTTGGGATTAATAATAGTATAAAGTATTAAAAATTGGTTCTAGTTTTTTTAAATGTTCCCTATACGAAAGCAGCCGGATAAAATATTGACAAATACTTAAAATATAGATACGAGATCAGTCCCGATTCAGAGAATATACAACTAATGGTACATGATTTCAAGTTAAAATTGAATGCCACACATGTATTATGTTATCCGAATCAAAAGAGGAAGATGGTCACCAAAAAATGATTATTAGCCGTAATTGTGAAAACTTTCACGTTACGtgtaaaattggatattcatattTGCGGCTAAAAATATCATTGTGCATCGTGCTTCAACAATCATATATGCTTGCTATTGATGCCCTTAATCTTAATATAATAAAATCTCAATAAATGAATATTTGATAAAtgaataattttgtaaaaaacaattttttttcGGGCTCAATATAATAGGGATATTGTATTTTTAATTTCGATAAACGAATAATCtcattaaatgaataaaattttttGCTGCCAAGTATATTTATTTATCGAGATTTAACTGTAATTAGTTAACTAATCTTAATTTCCACTCCCGAGAATGAGTCAATACCAAAAAACACTTCATTTAGAACACGTTTTGTATAGGTTGATACATAAATGTATTCTTTACAACTTGGAAGTTAAGACTTCAGAGTTCAGATACATCTTTATGAGTAATGCTAGAAGCATAAAAAATGGTACAAAAATTTGTTACAAAATGATATGTCATGGCTGATGTGACACTTTGAAATGATTTAATTGGTGCTTTTGATATAAATGCAGGGGGTTCATTTTCATTTAACCAATAAAAATTTGACACTTgacattttataatttttttggaaCCAATTTGATACTTCTAGCATTTTCCTTCTTTATACCCTTCTGGACACCTTAACGTTGAATCCACCAGCCATATGACCGGTTAATAAAGGTACGAAAACCGGTTCTCCCAAACAAACCGGTTTGATCTCGAATCTCCTCACAACTGATGCCACAACATACTTCATTTGTATGAAAGCCATCTCCTTGCCTAAACACACCCTCGGACCGGCTTGAAAAACCGGGAACTTGTAAGGACTAACTATCTTCAACGAACCCGGTTCATCAAACCACCGGTCCGGTCTAAACTCCAGCTTGTCTTTTCCCCAAAGCTCCTCCATTCTTCCCATTCCATAAGGAAAATAAGTGACTCTGTCTCCCTTACAAACCACCGTCCCGTCCGGCAAAATGTCGGGCGAGACGGCGTGTTTCGAGTCCCATACTACCGGTGGATAAAGCCTCATGGACTCGCATAAACACGCTTTTGTATAATTCATGTCCTTGAGCTTCTCGAAGTCCAATTTGTCTAATGACATCAGTTCATTCAGCAGCTCTTTCCTAACAGCCTCATTGCTAGCGATCAACCAAAATAGCCACGTCAGCGCAGACGACGTCGTGTCCCTTCCCGCCATTAGAAAACTAATCACCATGTCCCGAACCATCTCATTGTCATTTCCGGCTGATAATAACCTTGACAGAAGGTCATTTTCGGTATTTGCTTCTTCGCCGTCAAATTTATCAATAAAACTACCAAACATACCCTTTATATCCCGCTCGTGAACCAGGGTCAGGGTCTTAGTCTTAGTCTTAGTGCTACAACTTTTATTCAATTTCTTTTTCTTGACTCGAATAATTTCATCAACCGACCCATGCACAACCGCAACAGCTTCCCTCAGCTTCTTTTCGGACCCGATATTGAACGCACGTTTCATTTTCCACACTGCAGAAACAGGTGCAGCTCCACGCATGGCACTAATCTCCGACGCGGCGTCGAAAGCATTAGCCAGCGGAGGAGCCGGCTTGGAGTCATCCAAGCTGCACGGATCAATCCCTAACGCAACTTTACATATCGTATCAAATGCAAAGCTTCTCAAAACATGTTGCAAGTCCACAACACCATCGTTTCGACAAACTTTATCAAGCAACGGAAACAACTTACTCTCAACCTCTTCTTCCAAAACATTAACCATAAACTCTCTTAATGACTTGGTACTAAACTCGTGACTCGCGAGCTTTCGTTGCGAGTTCCAGAGACTCCCATCAACGTTAAAAATCCCGGAGCCGAGAAAATCACCCAAAATTTCAGTGAACGGCTTTCCTTTAGGAAAATTATCAAACTTGGTCTTCAGAATGTACTCCACGTTATCTGGATTAGCGGTAATGATGGTCCGTCGAGCACCGAGACGACGGACCACGATTGTTTGAGAATGCGATTCTGACAGAAGATCAGTGTACCAGTGAATAAGACGGTACCGATTTCTGTAAAAGGCCACGAGACTCCCTATAAGTGGATATGAGCTTGGGGATTGTTTGTAATATCTATGGAGAAAAGAGAGTAGCATGAGGAGAAGTAGAGAGAGGAGAACAAGCATTTTGTTAGAAGCTTTGATGAAACTAAAGGTAAGCTAGGTTGTGTATATATCATAATATGTTGACGGTGTGGTGGTGTTTTTATAGTTGATATTTGTGGCTGAGATTTGTACATTTTTGTTTTCGATTTTGGAATATATAAATACAGGTTTAGAATGCTGGGGTTTTTTTGTAATTATAAGATTTGATGGGTTAAATATTAAGTAGGTGACTCACTGCgttaaaaaaaattcaagtatGTACTAATTACAAATTTGACTCAAAATAATCACCAGTTAACTTAATTTGATCATTATGCTAAAGTCAAAAACTGAAAATAGCCACAATCGAAAATGTTAACAAAGGAGGGTAATGGTCGTTTCGTTATGAGCTTCAATATGGTTATTAAAACTTGTTTTTTGACTGATAAAAtctcatttttaattttcaaagtTTTGAAAATAAAGTTGGGAGAATCAAAACCAAATTTTAACATGATTCTGTGAGTCAAACAAAAAATTTTAGTAACCATGTTGAAGCCCAATATGAGTTCTAACATCGTATATTACCATTTTTCAGTTTTGGGTAATTTCAATTTTTGACTTTATCGAAATGATCAACTTAAGTTAATTAATCATCATTTTGAGTTTAATTTGCAATGAGTGACCTACTTGAATTATTTGGACGCAATCATTCACATACTCTATATTTAACTCTTAAAAAATTAAAGTTCTCCTACTAAAATTACACTCGTATAACTTGCCTAAATACGTAATATTTTTCTCCAAAATAATTTAAGAAACAAGGATGAGTTTGAAATTGATTCGATCAAAGTGTTCTGGGACTGGGAGAGGTGCTTTGCGGAATTTAAGTGGTCAGTAGTTGTGTACGTTGAAAGATTCGTACCATTATTCATTGATTTCGAAAATTATAATATTACagaaattaatatattattattaagtatcatttaaaatcatttttatcctaATATTATTTCAAGAAACATTAATATACAGATTTTTTTGTAAATTAATATTTTGTATTACCTTAATATTTTGCTTGGAAAATTAATCTcaaacataattttaaaattattactcCATCCGTCTCATTAACTAGTATACAAAGGTGTATGATACGGAGAAAAAGTATAATTTAATAAGAAAATACGAGAAAAGTAGGAAAAGTGGTGAGacaaattaatatttataatatttaatatgAGTATAGACTGTAGTGCAAAAAAAAAGTGTATAgtattaatttttatattatataattttataaattcttaAAGAAATAATCCCTAAAATACACAACTTTTCAGTTTCAAGTGCTCAAAATACCCATCGGCGGTAAAACTGTCCAATACCGACGAAATGCGCGTTTTACAGATACGtattctgatttttaaaaattttacaAATAATACGCATGTCTGACATGCGTATTCACTTCTATTGTAAACAGTT
Encoded here:
- the LOC141664125 gene encoding cytochrome P450 94B3-like — protein: MLVLLSLLLLMLLSFLHRYYKQSPSSYPLIGSLVAFYRNRYRLIHWYTDLLSESHSQTIVVRRLGARRTIITANPDNVEYILKTKFDNFPKGKPFTEILGDFLGSGIFNVDGSLWNSQRKLASHEFSTKSLREFMVNVLEEEVESKLFPLLDKVCRNDGVVDLQHVLRSFAFDTICKVALGIDPCSLDDSKPAPPLANAFDAASEISAMRGAAPVSAVWKMKRAFNIGSEKKLREAVAVVHGSVDEIIRVKKKKLNKSCSTKTKTKTLTLVHERDIKGMFGSFIDKFDGEEANTENDLLSRLLSAGNDNEMVRDMVISFLMAGRDTTSSALTWLFWLIASNEAVRKELLNELMSLDKLDFEKLKDMNYTKACLCESMRLYPPVVWDSKHAVSPDILPDGTVVCKGDRVTYFPYGMGRMEELWGKDKLEFRPDRWFDEPGSLKIVSPYKFPVFQAGPRVCLGKEMAFIQMKYVVASVVRRFEIKPVCLGEPVFVPLLTGHMAGGFNVKVSRRV